From a single Rutidosis leptorrhynchoides isolate AG116_Rl617_1_P2 chromosome 5, CSIRO_AGI_Rlap_v1, whole genome shotgun sequence genomic region:
- the LOC139850350 gene encoding cullin-3B-like has product MCSPEKGNFLMEAFKHRDVVDPKYAEERWKVIEDAIDEIYNHNNTGSLSLRFEELYRDTPALCFLWKPTRLTPKESDAGKVPPPGPHTCDRSNHHPTATRVVNSCLEWGLNLRLFYGKAFTWNACQMVLNDFGEELYSGLVSTMTAHLKRIATTIEASQGALFLEELDKKCTTTLR; this is encoded by the exons ATGTGTTCACCGGAAAAGGGAAATTTCCTAATGGAAGCGTTTAAACATCGTGATGTTGTGGATCCAAAATATGCTGAAGAAAGATGGAAAGTAATTGAAGATGCAATTGATgaaatttataatcataataacaccGGCAGCCTTAGCCTTCGTTTTGAAGAACTTTACAG GGACACCCCGGCCCTGTGTTTCCTTTGGAAACCCACCAGACTCACCCCGAAAGAGTCGGATGCCGGAAAAGTACCTCCACCAGGTCCCCACACATGTGACAGGAGCAACCATCATCCCACTGCCACAAGAGTTGTAAATTCTTGCCTCGAGTGGGGATTGAACCTGCGTCTATTTTATGGCAAAGCTTTCACATG GAATGCCTGCCAGATGGTGCTGAATGACTTTGGAGAAGAACTATACTCTGGGCTTGTGTCAACTATGACCGCTCATCTAAAAAGAATAGCAACGACAATTGAAGCATCTCAAGGGGCGTTGTTTTTAGAAGAACTAGACAAGAAATGTACGACGACTCTTAGATGA